One genomic segment of Betaproteobacteria bacterium includes these proteins:
- the gspK gene encoding type II secretion system minor pseudopilin GspK has translation MTRRAHSAGFAAISAILIVAAVTGIGIYLVWQGTLATRQAENIADARQARQFIHVAGNSAMRLIAQDDPRVDHRGEAWARGIPVAALDGATATAYLTDEQAKFNVNNLADRNGASEADLAAFKRLLAKAGLPEALADAVLDWVDADDAVTAPGGAEDAYYAAREQPYRTANREVAEIGELLLVKGFTGDHLRRLAPYITALPGRTKVNVNSASAEMLAALLPEVSLATARAIAVARDKEPFGSSIDFARRLPATAAHVAGELLDVRSDYFVVRGSVRAGRVNTGYHGLVTREGPTLLSITQDFG, from the coding sequence GTGACGCGGCGCGCGCACTCCGCAGGCTTTGCCGCCATTTCCGCCATCCTGATCGTTGCGGCGGTGACCGGCATCGGCATCTATCTCGTCTGGCAGGGAACGCTTGCCACGCGACAGGCCGAGAACATCGCGGATGCGCGACAAGCCCGGCAATTCATCCACGTGGCCGGGAACTCGGCGATGCGTCTCATCGCGCAGGATGACCCGCGAGTCGACCACCGCGGCGAGGCCTGGGCAAGAGGCATCCCGGTGGCCGCTCTCGATGGAGCTACCGCAACGGCCTACCTCACGGACGAGCAGGCGAAGTTCAACGTGAACAACCTGGCGGATCGCAACGGTGCGAGTGAAGCAGATCTCGCGGCGTTCAAGCGGCTCCTGGCGAAGGCAGGACTGCCGGAGGCTCTGGCTGATGCCGTGCTGGACTGGGTGGACGCCGACGATGCGGTCACCGCGCCCGGCGGTGCCGAGGATGCCTACTACGCGGCGCGCGAGCAGCCATACCGCACGGCCAACCGGGAGGTCGCGGAGATCGGCGAACTGCTGCTGGTCAAGGGTTTCACCGGGGACCACCTGCGCCGCCTCGCGCCCTACATCACTGCGCTGCCGGGCAGGACCAAGGTGAACGTGAATTCCGCCAGTGCAGAAATGCTCGCCGCGCTGCTGCCGGAGGTATCGCTCGCGACTGCGCGGGCGATCGCCGTGGCACGCGACAAGGAACCGTTTGGTTCCAGCATCGACTTCGCGCGGCGGCTGCCGGCAACTGCGGCGCACGTCGCCGGTGAGTTGCTCGACGTGCGCAGCGATTACTTCGTCGTGCGCGGGAGCGTGCGGGCAGGCCGCGTCAACACCGGCTACCACGGGCTGGTGACCCGCGAGGGGCCGACGCTGCTGTCGATCACCCAGGATTTCGGCTGA
- the gspJ gene encoding type II secretion system minor pseudopilin GspJ has product MRCAYPDRAAGFTLVEMLVAIAIFGILAGAGYRVLDSVLATRERVTGEYRRWREVARAMAWIERDFDAVEVRPTRSPSEQKLPPLLGFEASIPSDQPQVSFTRAGSLDASGLVTPPRRVGYRVRDGVIERLTWVAPDQAARSQPTVAVVLRGVSALSLRYRDGAGTWRERWPASEFEQGADSGALHAAQSGSADVLPTGVEVAIRLASGERVQRLLPLAGGGRS; this is encoded by the coding sequence ATGCGCTGCGCGTACCCTGACCGCGCGGCCGGTTTCACGCTGGTCGAGATGCTCGTCGCAATCGCCATCTTCGGCATCCTTGCCGGCGCGGGATACCGCGTGCTCGACAGCGTGCTCGCCACTCGCGAGCGCGTCACCGGGGAGTATCGGCGCTGGCGGGAAGTTGCTCGCGCGATGGCCTGGATCGAGCGCGACTTCGATGCCGTCGAAGTGCGGCCCACGCGCAGCCCGTCGGAGCAGAAGCTGCCGCCGCTGCTGGGCTTCGAGGCCTCGATCCCGTCCGACCAACCGCAGGTCAGCTTCACCCGCGCCGGCAGCCTGGACGCCTCGGGGCTCGTGACGCCGCCGCGCCGTGTCGGCTATCGGGTTCGTGACGGCGTCATCGAGCGCCTTACCTGGGTGGCGCCGGATCAGGCCGCGCGCAGCCAGCCGACTGTCGCAGTGGTGCTGCGGGGCGTGTCCGCGTTGAGTCTGCGTTATCGCGACGGTGCCGGAACCTGGCGAGAGCGCTGGCCGGCGTCCGAGTTCGAGCAGGGAGCGGACAGCGGGGCATTGCATGCCGCGCAGTCAGGTTCGGCCGACGTGCTGCCGACCGGGGTCGAGGTCGCCATACGGCTCGCGAGCGGCGAGCGTGTCCAGCGACTCCTGCCGCTGGCCGGCGGAGGGCGGTCGTGA
- the gspI gene encoding type II secretion system minor pseudopilin GspI has product MAFERGFTLVEVLVALAIFGVALTAALRACAVATDTAADFRERLLAGWVAENRLAEYRLGRVAANGESAGTAVQGGIAFRWQEQVSATQTPFGRRVEVKVFRADVADHILARVVGYALRVP; this is encoded by the coding sequence ATGGCGTTTGAGCGCGGTTTCACGCTGGTGGAAGTCCTCGTCGCGCTCGCGATCTTCGGGGTGGCGCTGACCGCGGCACTGCGCGCATGTGCGGTGGCGACCGATACCGCGGCGGATTTCCGCGAACGGCTGCTCGCGGGATGGGTCGCCGAGAACCGCCTCGCCGAGTATCGCCTCGGCCGGGTCGCCGCGAACGGAGAAAGTGCGGGCACCGCGGTCCAGGGCGGCATTGCCTTCCGCTGGCAGGAGCAGGTTTCGGCCACGCAGACGCCCTTTGGGCGTCGCGTGGAGGTGAAAGTGTTCCGGGCCGATGTTGCAGATCACATCCTGGCACGAGTCGTCGGTTATGCGCTGCGCGTACCCTGA
- a CDS encoding GspH/FimT family pseudopilin, whose protein sequence is MSVAHRCRVAPSSRGFTLIEILVVLLLISVSVSFVAINVRADDRDLLREEAARLAASLEQAQDEAVFTGASLAWRGAAEGYQYLRRTADGGWTPLDDSLFRPWQLPPAVRLVDVEVAGMKVVAGALVVLSPSALSGPVRVVLAAGSERAAVEVGASTHVFLGDGV, encoded by the coding sequence ATGTCAGTCGCTCATCGCTGCCGCGTTGCGCCGTCTTCGCGCGGCTTCACGCTGATCGAAATTCTCGTCGTGCTTCTGTTGATCAGCGTCTCCGTCTCTTTCGTTGCGATCAATGTCCGCGCCGACGATCGCGACCTCCTGCGCGAGGAGGCGGCGCGTCTCGCTGCAAGCCTGGAGCAGGCGCAGGACGAAGCCGTTTTCACGGGCGCCTCACTCGCCTGGCGCGGCGCAGCGGAGGGGTACCAGTACCTGCGCCGCACCGCGGACGGTGGCTGGACGCCGCTCGACGACAGCCTCTTTCGACCCTGGCAGCTGCCGCCGGCGGTGCGGCTCGTGGACGTCGAGGTCGCCGGAATGAAGGTCGTGGCCGGTGCCCTGGTCGTCCTGTCGCCATCGGCCCTGTCGGGGCCGGTGCGCGTCGTTCTCGCCGCGGGAAGCGAGCGCGCGGCCGTCGAGGTCGGCGCAAGCACGCACGTGTTCCTCGGCGATGGCGTTTGA
- the gspG gene encoding type II secretion system major pseudopilin GspG: protein MSHPNTLRSTRGFTLIEVMVVVVILAVLAAIVVPKIMSRPDEARVVAARADIAGIIQALKLYRLDNSIYPTTEQGLQALVAAPTSAPVPTNWKRGGYLDRAPKDPWGRDYQFLNPGVRGEIDVFSLAADGQLGGDGVNADIYN, encoded by the coding sequence ATGTCACATCCCAACACCCTGCGCAGTACCCGCGGCTTCACGCTTATCGAAGTGATGGTCGTGGTGGTCATCCTGGCCGTCCTCGCGGCCATCGTGGTGCCGAAGATCATGAGCCGTCCCGACGAGGCGCGCGTCGTCGCGGCGCGCGCGGACATCGCCGGAATCATCCAGGCCCTGAAGCTCTACCGGCTCGACAACTCGATCTATCCGACCACGGAGCAGGGCCTGCAGGCGCTGGTTGCGGCGCCGACGAGCGCGCCGGTGCCGACCAACTGGAAGCGTGGCGGCTATCTGGATCGCGCTCCCAAGGATCCCTGGGGGCGGGACTACCAGTTCCTGAACCCGGGGGTGCGCGGCGAGATCGACGTCTTCAGCCTGGCCGCCGATGGCCAGCTGGGCGGCGACGGTGTCAACGCCGACATCTACAACTAG